In Hyperolius riggenbachi isolate aHypRig1 chromosome 10, aHypRig1.pri, whole genome shotgun sequence, a genomic segment contains:
- the LOC137534955 gene encoding gastrula zinc finger protein XlCGF57.1-like — MEIQKSCRVEKKEEDVVEEGQYIEGHQDLSKDTMMENQPPLISQDGSSNRKPSERLTGPLCSWDCPQEDLTTPHHYQAEELGYMKPEEEETCVMGDQQCMEEGDMMRTIKEEEEEISEGYDQQSMEEDDIMTLIIKEEEEETYVMSDQQSIEEGDVMRTIKEEEEDLKSWEGDDVGSNIMESRTSHLDDAAEDNGITQCFTEEISITGNTHHSSKPEASLTAHQKKQSPKPQWPCSECGKCFTRKTSLHVHQRIHTGERPFCCSVCGKCVSQKGELLLHMRCHTGERPHTCSECGKGFIQKGDLLIHLRVHTGERPYSCSECGRSFRQKGDFRKHQKNHTGERPYCCSECGKCYIQKGDLLTHQKTHTGERPFSCLECGKGFFQKSKLVRHQSVHTGDRPFCCSVCGKCFGQKGDLLRHQKNHTGERPYSCSECGKSYIQKGDLLIHQKKHTGERPYSCSQCGKCFFEKSKLLTHQRSHTGERPFSCSECGKCFLRKGTLLVHQKSHTGDRPYSCLKCGKCFSEKRSLLAHQRSHTGERPLVCEDAVNSSL, encoded by the exons ATGGAAATACAAAAGAGCTGTAGGGTAGAAAAGAAAGAGGAAGATGTGGTGGAGGaggggcagtatatagaaggacaccaaGACCTCTccaaggacaccatgatggagaatcagccaccCCTCATTTCACAGG atggatccagtaacagaaagcCATCAGAGAgacttacaggtcctctttgttcttgggattgtccacaggaagatcTCACCACCcctcaccattatcag GCAGAAGAGCTGGGATACATGAAGcctgaagaagaagagacatgtgTGATGggtgatcagcagtgtatggaggagggggacatgatgaggacaattaaagaggaagaagaggagatctcTGAGGGttatgatcagcagtctatggaggaggatgACATCATGACGTTAATCAtaaaggaagaagaggaagagacgtatgtgatgagtgatcagcagtctatagaggagggtgatgtcatgaggacaattaaagaggaagaagaagacttAAAGAGCTGGG AGGGAGACGATGTTGGGAGCAATATAATGGAATCTCGGACGTCACATCTGGATGATGCAGCAGAAGATAATGGCATCACACAATGTTTTACAGAAGAGATTTCCATTACTGGAAATACACATCACAGCAGCAAACCTGAAGCATCACTTACTGCTCACCAGAAAAAGCAGTCCCCCAAGCCACAATggccatgttcagagtgtgggaaatgtttcactcgGAAAACATCTCTTCATGTACATCAGAGAATTCACACCGGAGAGCGTCCTTTCTGCtgttcagtgtgtgggaaatGCGTCAGtcagaaaggagagcttctgttacACATGAGATGTCATACTGGAGAGCGTCCGCATACCTGTTCAGAATGCGGGAAAGGTTTCATTCAAAAAGGAGATCTCCTAATACACCTGAGAgttcacacaggtgagcgtccttattcatgttcagagtgtgggagatCTTTTAGGCAGAAAGGAGATTTTCGTAAACACCAGAAAAatcacacaggtgagcgtccttattgctgttcagaatgtgggaaatgttacaTTCAGAAAGGAGATCTTCTTACAcaccagaaaacacacacaggtgagcggcctttttcatgtttagagtgtgggaaaggtttcttTCAGAAAAGTAAACTTGTTAGACACCAGAGTGTTCACACAGGCGACCGTCCATTTTGCTGTTCagtatgtgggaaatgtttcggtCAGAAAGGAGATCTTCTtagacatcagaaaaatcacacAGGTGAACGTCCTTATtcctgctcagagtgtgggaaatcttatATTCAGAAAGGTGATCTGCTTATACACCAAAAGAAACACACAGGTGAGCGGCCTTATTCCTGTTcacagtgtgggaaatgtttctttGAGAAAAGTAAACTTCTTACacaccagaggagtcacacagGTGAACGGCCTttttcttgttcagagtgtggcaaATGTTTCCTGCGGAAAGGAACACTACTTGTACATCAGAAAAGTCATACAGGGGACCGGCCTTATTCCTGTctaaagtgtgggaaatgtttcagtgaaAAAAGAAGCCTTCTTgcacaccagagaagtcacacaggcgaGCGTCCATTAGTCTGTGAGGATGCTGTAAATTCTTCATTGTAG